One window of Candidatus Nanosynbacter sp. HMT-352 genomic DNA carries:
- a CDS encoding nucleoside triphosphate pyrophosphohydrolase family protein yields MQFNDYSTKAISTLTDKDSHKYGDVDARLMAQILGLSGESGEVMEKFKKILRDKNGDISENDRDAIIKELGDVLWYVNSIAHLLGCSLEEVARRNNDKLLSRQSRGKIHGSGDDR; encoded by the coding sequence ATGCAATTTAACGACTACTCAACTAAAGCAATTTCTACCTTAACAGATAAAGATTCTCATAAATATGGTGATGTTGACGCGAGATTGATGGCACAGATATTGGGATTAAGTGGTGAATCTGGTGAAGTGATGGAGAAGTTTAAGAAAATTTTACGTGATAAAAATGGCGATATCTCGGAGAATGATCGCGACGCAATAATAAAAGAGCTCGGTGACGTGCTTTGGTATGTCAATTCTATAGCGCATTTGCTTGGTTGTAGTTTAGAGGAAGTGGCTCGCAGAAATAATGATAAACTGCTCAGCCGTCAGAGTCGGGGGAAGATTCACGGCAGCGGCGATGATCGATGA
- the trmB gene encoding tRNA (guanosine(46)-N7)-methyltransferase TrmB, whose product MSFVDPNQFIITRKRKKYKFALFHNSPLCFEFDEWMKREVNCLEIGAGTGLFSVELALRHPEKTFLAIDVKGDRLQKGAKIAEEKGLENVFFVRARADQIDQLVEQNSLEQIWVTFPDPFPRKHSAGRRLTHPNFLKKYSSLLKSDGSLLIKHDDHIFFCWSLEQLVAEKWQIKELSFDLHESALNDEYKIMTTYEQRWIGEGKTINFVRTTR is encoded by the coding sequence ATGAGTTTTGTCGATCCGAATCAATTTATTATCACCAGAAAACGAAAGAAGTATAAATTCGCTTTATTCCACAATTCACCTCTATGCTTTGAATTTGACGAGTGGATGAAGCGGGAAGTGAATTGTCTGGAAATCGGTGCTGGAACTGGACTATTCAGCGTGGAGCTTGCATTGCGTCATCCTGAAAAGACCTTTTTAGCAATCGACGTAAAAGGTGATCGATTACAAAAGGGTGCGAAAATTGCTGAAGAAAAAGGGCTGGAGAATGTGTTTTTTGTTCGGGCGCGGGCTGATCAAATAGACCAATTAGTAGAGCAGAATTCTTTGGAGCAAATTTGGGTAACATTTCCTGATCCGTTCCCGAGGAAGCATAGCGCTGGGCGCCGCTTGACTCATCCTAATTTTTTGAAGAAGTATTCTTCATTGCTAAAATCGGACGGATCTTTATTAATTAAACACGACGATCACATTTTTTTCTGCTGGAGCTTGGAGCAATTGGTGGCAGAAAAATGGCAAATTAAAGAGTTGAGTTTTGATCTTCATGAATCAGCGCTAAATGACGAATATAAAATAATGACGACTTACGAGCAAAGGTGGATTGGCGAAGGAAAAACTATTAATTTCGTAAGAACTACCCGCTAA
- a CDS encoding mechanosensitive ion channel family protein has translation MDKLIKQFLDSSTLGQWLHGNNIGWLISERIIDTVSIIIGSVFVYFLGKYLLSWTIHYSIRSTAKHRSWHRKDIEKREKTLIQLTRSFWQIIIIFYVAAIVANKLFLFDLSPLFASAGIIGVALGFGAQSLVKDFLSGIFIIAENQYRVGDVVDVMGAAGTVERVGTRTTVIRDSEGNVHYVPNGTIQHIINKTMGYSMSRFSIYIDPSSDISAVTDIINATGQELAKEKAWQKKIIDPPKFVSVGDITGRGTELIIAGKTQPSDQWSVTSEMRHRLLQNFDREGVLLATLPTPTSITRR, from the coding sequence ATGGATAAGCTTATAAAACAGTTCTTAGATTCTTCTACGTTAGGTCAATGGCTGCATGGCAATAACATTGGCTGGTTAATTAGTGAGCGCATTATCGACACAGTCAGCATTATTATCGGCTCTGTTTTTGTTTATTTTCTGGGGAAATATTTATTATCTTGGACTATCCATTATTCTATACGCTCCACCGCTAAACATCGTTCCTGGCACCGTAAAGACATAGAAAAGCGCGAAAAAACTCTCATCCAATTAACCCGAAGTTTCTGGCAAATCATAATAATTTTCTATGTCGCCGCAATTGTCGCCAATAAACTATTTCTATTTGATTTATCGCCGCTATTCGCTAGTGCTGGCATAATCGGTGTGGCATTAGGATTTGGCGCTCAATCGCTCGTTAAGGACTTCTTGTCTGGTATTTTCATCATCGCCGAAAATCAATATCGTGTTGGCGATGTTGTTGACGTAATGGGAGCCGCTGGAACCGTCGAGAGAGTCGGCACTCGCACTACTGTTATACGAGATTCTGAGGGCAATGTTCATTATGTTCCGAATGGCACGATTCAGCATATTATCAATAAAACTATGGGCTATAGTATGTCGCGCTTCAGCATTTATATCGACCCAAGTTCTGACATTTCTGCAGTTACAGACATCATTAACGCTACTGGTCAAGAATTGGCTAAAGAAAAGGCTTGGCAAAAGAAAATTATCGATCCGCCTAAATTCGTTTCCGTTGGCGATATTACTGGACGAGGAACAGAATTGATCATTGCCGGAAAAACTCAGCCATCCGATCAGTGGTCTGTTACCTCTGAAATGCGACATCGATTACTACAAAACTTTGATCGCGAAGGAGTTCTTCTGGCGACTCTACCAACTCCAACCTCAATAACCAGAAGATAA
- a CDS encoding YtxH domain-containing protein — protein MKKVLAIIGAVAAGFTAGILTAPKSGKETRKDLKDKAVKLKADTEKVACKATAAAKDSLSSLKAGSQKVGDAVAETAKDVKGNVEKRFK, from the coding sequence ATGAAAAAAGTTTTAGCAATTATCGGAGCGGTAGCAGCAGGTTTTACAGCTGGAATTTTAACTGCACCAAAGAGTGGCAAGGAAACAAGGAAAGACTTGAAGGATAAGGCTGTAAAATTGAAAGCCGACACTGAAAAGGTAGCTTGCAAAGCGACTGCCGCAGCAAAAGACAGTTTAAGCTCGTTAAAAGCTGGTTCTCAGAAAGTTGGAGATGCTGTAGCAGAAACCGCAAAAGACGTTAAGGGTAACGTCGAAAAACGTTTCAAGTAA
- a CDS encoding VIT1/CCC1 transporter family protein, protein MVMRDFFKRYIPEFVYGAVDGTVTTFAVVAASAGAGISSSVILILGIANLIADGFSMGSSAYLAASAEHEESVRDTQKRSSPKIIGAVTFLAFVVIGSVPVLPYLIDVIANLKAPNTVLFYVSSALTAATFLAIGFIKGKVSKQSPWQSAGITLLLGAIAAGLAYFAGDILAAWLGIRI, encoded by the coding sequence ATGGTTATGCGAGATTTTTTCAAACGATATATACCGGAATTTGTTTATGGCGCGGTCGACGGCACAGTAACAACATTTGCAGTCGTGGCGGCTTCAGCTGGAGCTGGAATATCCAGTTCGGTCATTCTTATATTAGGAATTGCTAATTTAATAGCCGACGGATTCTCAATGGGTTCTAGTGCATATTTGGCAGCCAGCGCCGAACACGAAGAATCTGTGCGCGACACCCAAAAACGCTCATCCCCAAAGATCATAGGCGCAGTAACATTCTTAGCTTTCGTGGTGATCGGTAGCGTACCAGTATTGCCATATTTGATTGACGTAATTGCAAACTTAAAAGCGCCAAACACGGTATTATTCTATGTTAGCTCAGCGCTAACTGCGGCAACGTTCTTAGCAATCGGCTTTATCAAAGGTAAAGTCAGCAAACAATCACCTTGGCAGTCTGCAGGCATCACGTTACTTCTTGGGGCAATTGCGGCGGGACTAGCCTACTTTGCGGGCGACATTTTGGCGGCATGGCTGGGGATTAGGATTTAG
- a CDS encoding N-formylglutamate amidohydrolase, translating into MDNIILHIPHASLHLPTDFWRDITVDKEIIERELRFIADYKVDELVKNIDSHKIIAKYSRLYCDVERFRDDEAESMAKLGMGATYTRLSDGTQYRKIGSSRREEILGKSYDLHHKQLNALSRKIVDQYGSCVIIDIHSYSDELVRRLFGWTDNLPDICLGYDEKWLSKDNASKLKTYIEKMGYSCELNYPYSGALVPMEFYHDENPKIHSVMLEINRRVYLNGDTVSEKAVCNIDKIINFIAKNLNPNPQPCRQNVARKVG; encoded by the coding sequence ATGGATAATATTATTCTTCACATTCCTCATGCCTCGCTGCATCTACCGACCGATTTTTGGCGTGATATTACGGTAGATAAAGAGATTATCGAGAGGGAATTGCGTTTCATTGCTGATTATAAAGTTGATGAGCTTGTTAAAAATATAGATAGCCATAAAATTATAGCTAAATATTCGCGACTATATTGTGATGTTGAGAGGTTTCGTGATGACGAAGCTGAGTCGATGGCTAAGCTGGGTATGGGGGCGACTTATACACGTTTATCTGACGGTACGCAATATCGCAAAATAGGATCATCTCGTCGGGAGGAAATTTTGGGCAAATCATACGACTTACATCACAAACAACTAAACGCATTGAGTAGGAAAATTGTTGATCAATATGGCTCGTGTGTGATTATTGATATTCATAGTTATAGTGATGAATTGGTGCGAAGATTGTTTGGCTGGACGGATAATTTACCAGATATTTGCCTTGGCTATGATGAAAAATGGCTCAGCAAAGACAATGCATCAAAATTAAAAACATATATTGAAAAAATGGGATATAGTTGTGAGTTAAATTATCCGTATTCTGGGGCGCTGGTTCCGATGGAATTTTATCACGATGAAAATCCGAAGATACATTCGGTGATGTTGGAAATTAATAGGCGCGTTTATTTGAATGGTGATACGGTAAGCGAAAAGGCTGTGTGTAATATAGATAAAATAATAAATTTTATCGCAAAAAACCTAAATCCTAATCCCCAGCCATGCCGCCAAAATGTCGCCCGCAAAGTAGGCTAG
- the aspS gene encoding aspartate--tRNA ligase, which yields MKNRILAVETSKKVGENITVAGWVHSRRDHGGLIFIDLRDHTGLVQLVINPDKKDAFSLAESLRDEFVVRACGVVAERGEGLKNPNIASGDVEIVVDNLEILNRAETLPIQPFAEDNQAGEELRFKYRYLDLRRPKMQNMLKKRAEMYRRIHEYMDGRDFIEIQTPILANSSPEGARDFLIPSRLQEGKFYALPQAPQQFKQLLMVGGVPRYYQLAACFRDEDPRADRLYGEFYQLDLEMSFAENGEEVRTEVEPLMKQLATDFAGKKLLDLSDLAVGDGNSIPRISYRDAMETYGSDKPDLRFGMELIELTDVFSETEFGVFKNAECIKAICVKNGASLSRKQIDNFTNIAKSEGAGGLAYITYQDGEAKSPIAKFLSEKELADIQQKTGAVDGDAVFFGADSRSVVNAVLGRLRNEFASHFNLKDPSVVAFAWIVDFPFYEWDDRSKKLDFGHNPFSMPKGGLQALESAETDAEKLSIVADQFDMVMNGYEICSGGVRNHNPAVLYKVFGLLGFSEAYVEEKFGAMLGAFKYGAPPHAGCAFGVDRILMELTDEQNVRETLAFPKNGSGVDVMMNSPSVVDPAQLRELGL from the coding sequence ATGAAAAATAGAATTTTGGCGGTAGAAACTTCTAAAAAAGTTGGTGAAAATATTACAGTTGCGGGATGGGTTCATTCCAGGCGTGATCATGGCGGATTGATTTTTATTGATTTGCGCGACCATACGGGTTTGGTTCAGTTAGTTATTAACCCTGATAAAAAAGATGCTTTTTCTTTGGCGGAAAGCTTACGAGATGAGTTTGTGGTTCGTGCTTGTGGCGTGGTTGCGGAGCGTGGCGAAGGTCTGAAAAATCCGAATATTGCCAGTGGCGATGTGGAAATTGTTGTGGACAATTTGGAGATTTTGAACCGAGCCGAAACTTTGCCAATTCAGCCATTTGCTGAGGATAATCAAGCTGGCGAAGAACTAAGATTCAAGTATCGTTATCTTGATTTGCGTCGTCCAAAAATGCAAAACATGCTTAAAAAACGCGCCGAAATGTATCGTCGAATCCATGAATATATGGACGGTCGAGATTTTATTGAAATTCAAACGCCAATTTTGGCGAATTCAAGCCCTGAGGGTGCGCGTGATTTTCTGATTCCAAGTCGCTTGCAGGAAGGGAAGTTTTACGCTTTGCCGCAAGCTCCGCAGCAGTTTAAGCAGCTGCTGATGGTTGGCGGTGTGCCGCGTTATTATCAGTTGGCGGCTTGTTTCCGCGACGAAGACCCAAGGGCTGATCGCTTGTATGGCGAGTTTTATCAGCTTGATTTAGAAATGAGTTTTGCTGAAAATGGTGAAGAAGTTCGCACTGAAGTTGAGCCTTTGATGAAGCAACTGGCGACTGATTTTGCTGGTAAAAAATTGTTGGATTTGAGCGATTTGGCGGTTGGTGATGGCAATTCAATTCCGCGAATTTCATATCGCGACGCCATGGAAACTTACGGTTCTGATAAGCCGGATTTGCGGTTTGGTATGGAATTGATAGAACTAACGGACGTGTTCTCGGAGACTGAGTTTGGCGTATTTAAAAATGCTGAATGCATTAAGGCTATTTGCGTAAAAAATGGCGCAAGTCTGAGTCGCAAGCAAATTGACAATTTCACCAACATCGCTAAAAGTGAAGGCGCTGGCGGTTTGGCGTACATCACATATCAAGACGGTGAAGCAAAATCTCCAATTGCGAAATTCTTGAGCGAGAAGGAATTAGCTGATATCCAGCAGAAAACTGGTGCGGTTGATGGCGATGCAGTGTTCTTTGGTGCTGATTCTCGCTCGGTTGTTAACGCGGTATTGGGGCGCTTGCGTAATGAATTTGCCTCGCACTTTAATCTTAAAGACCCGTCGGTCGTGGCGTTTGCTTGGATTGTTGATTTTCCGTTTTATGAATGGGATGACCGAAGTAAAAAACTTGACTTTGGGCATAATCCGTTCAGTATGCCAAAGGGTGGTTTGCAAGCTCTGGAATCTGCTGAAACTGACGCCGAAAAATTATCCATTGTCGCTGACCAATTTGACATGGTGATGAACGGCTATGAGATTTGCTCTGGCGGCGTTCGCAACCATAATCCAGCGGTGCTTTATAAAGTGTTTGGGTTACTGGGCTTTAGTGAAGCTTACGTTGAAGAAAAGTTTGGTGCTATGCTTGGTGCTTTCAAATACGGCGCTCCGCCTCACGCAGGATGTGCTTTTGGTGTTGATCGTATTTTGATGGAATTGACCGATGAGCAAAACGTCCGTGAGACTCTGGCGTTTCCAAAGAATGGCTCTGGCGTGGATGTGATGATGAATTCACCATCGGTTGTCGATCCCGCTCAGCTACGCGAATTGGGTTTGTGA
- a CDS encoding CBS domain-containing protein, with translation MTIVLIFGYLVTLAVLLIVLGVQPKTSSHSQFELRRRSGLGDEKAKILLRQREFLRDIISLQRAVASLCLVILSVISVYLFNWAAGLILSIIIALEIGAVARIGLWQKYSQQLYEKYEPLILTTIERHQVILSLIRSVSPVVGDSRVIESKEELLEMVAQSSGAISSSEKKLITNGLKFNDMKVEEIMTPRSMIESVPMNELLGPLVLDDLHKKGYSRFPVIDGDIDHVVGMLRIQDLLTIDRKAKSHRAETVMSKDVYYIRENQTLQHALAAFLKTQHHLFIVVNEFRETVGLLSLEDVIEALLGQKIIDEYDVYGDIRKAATANPQKNNLPTKTRRDV, from the coding sequence ATGACGATTGTGCTAATTTTTGGATATTTGGTTACTTTGGCGGTTTTGCTGATAGTGCTGGGAGTTCAGCCGAAGACATCTTCGCATAGCCAATTTGAGTTGCGGCGGAGAAGTGGATTGGGTGATGAAAAGGCTAAAATTCTTTTGCGACAAAGAGAATTTTTACGAGATATTATTTCACTGCAGCGCGCCGTGGCTTCTTTATGTTTGGTAATTTTAAGTGTTATTAGCGTTTATTTGTTCAATTGGGCGGCTGGACTCATTTTGTCAATCATAATAGCCCTAGAAATCGGAGCTGTCGCGCGAATCGGCTTGTGGCAGAAATACTCACAGCAACTTTATGAAAAATACGAACCGCTAATTTTAACGACAATTGAGCGACATCAAGTAATTTTGTCGCTAATTCGTTCGGTGTCGCCAGTGGTTGGTGATAGTCGGGTGATTGAATCGAAAGAAGAATTGCTGGAAATGGTGGCTCAATCCAGCGGAGCGATTTCATCTTCTGAGAAAAAGCTTATTACTAACGGGCTGAAGTTCAATGATATGAAGGTCGAGGAAATTATGACGCCGCGAAGCATGATTGAATCGGTACCTATGAATGAACTTCTCGGGCCGCTAGTGCTTGATGATCTTCATAAAAAGGGATATAGCAGATTTCCTGTCATTGACGGCGACATTGACCATGTTGTTGGAATGTTGAGGATTCAAGATCTGTTAACGATTGATCGCAAAGCAAAATCTCATCGTGCGGAAACAGTCATGAGTAAAGACGTCTATTATATTCGCGAAAATCAAACTCTACAGCACGCCTTGGCTGCATTTTTGAAAACGCAGCATCACTTGTTTATTGTTGTAAATGAGTTTCGAGAAACAGTTGGTCTGCTGAGCTTAGAAGACGTAATTGAAGCGCTATTAGGTCAGAAAATTATTGACGAATATGATGTTTATGGAGATATTCGTAAGGCCGCCACGGCTAATCCGCAGAAAAATAATTTGCCCACAAAAACTCGACGAGATGTTTAA
- a CDS encoding DsbA family protein — translation MNKKSWIIFAIIVVAIVGGMIYISTQNRLNISDINNDQLNTAISAESRNGNIADHEIGSKDAKVTIIEYADYQCPGCGAAAPKAEALAKKYKDHVRLIFRNFPIASSHPNARAAAAVAEAAGLQGKFWEMNELLYANQDAWKNANTTERDSIFKSYAEQLKLNIDQYKTDIASNRVKNKIDFDMALGRKHGVAATPTFYINGKNTEMDSSGSIESSVKEALKKAGVEVKD, via the coding sequence ATGAATAAGAAAAGCTGGATAATTTTCGCAATTATTGTAGTGGCAATTGTTGGTGGAATGATTTATATTTCGACGCAAAATCGACTAAATATTAGCGATATCAATAACGATCAGCTAAACACGGCTATCAGCGCAGAATCAAGAAATGGCAATATCGCGGATCATGAAATTGGTAGCAAAGACGCCAAAGTAACAATTATCGAATACGCCGACTATCAATGCCCTGGCTGTGGTGCCGCTGCACCAAAAGCCGAAGCGCTAGCTAAAAAATATAAAGATCACGTTCGATTAATTTTCCGCAATTTCCCAATTGCCAGCTCACACCCTAACGCACGAGCTGCCGCTGCCGTAGCTGAAGCCGCTGGTTTACAGGGTAAATTCTGGGAAATGAATGAGCTTCTATATGCAAATCAGGACGCTTGGAAAAACGCCAACACTACAGAACGCGACAGCATTTTCAAATCTTATGCTGAACAATTGAAGCTTAATATCGATCAATATAAAACCGATATTGCCAGCAACAGGGTTAAAAATAAAATCGACTTCGATATGGCTCTCGGTCGCAAACACGGCGTTGCCGCAACACCAACTTTCTACATAAATGGAAAAAACACTGAGATGGACAGCTCTGGCTCAATCGAATCATCAGTCAAGGAAGCCTTGAAAAAAGCTGGCGTTGAAGTAAAAGATTAA
- a CDS encoding CorA family divalent cation transporter, with the protein MMVGYFERRSLTEKLTQAQRMHKNGWINLTGSLDATRVSKALSLSANIVRDVLDIHELPRAEFSDGVEYIFTRMPFGQTDSGKTAPFLIAISGGHYITISPHVKFSPLEVSDYLFSTTERPAGVFAANLAYIISQYEQRVHLLTEQISDARRRLSRHEVENSDFIKFVAIEDTLNEYRSSLEGMSRVITQLMENRRHLFKTRGLEALEDVDLHIRQVLVAISSSTHTISSIQNAYSTVANNTLNQRMKALTAITILLAIPNVFYGMYGMNIALPFQGEPWAYPVITSFTVLLILLVMFVAKRLRLF; encoded by the coding sequence ATGATGGTGGGCTATTTTGAACGCAGATCGTTGACTGAAAAGTTGACGCAAGCTCAACGAATGCATAAAAACGGTTGGATTAATTTGACCGGGAGTCTTGATGCTACTCGAGTTTCAAAGGCGTTGTCGCTGTCTGCTAATATTGTTCGTGACGTACTGGATATCCACGAATTACCTCGAGCGGAGTTTTCTGATGGTGTTGAGTATATTTTTACGCGCATGCCGTTCGGTCAAACTGATTCTGGCAAAACGGCACCGTTTTTAATTGCAATTAGCGGCGGTCATTATATTACAATATCGCCTCATGTTAAATTTTCACCTCTGGAGGTTAGCGATTATTTATTTAGCACCACCGAGCGTCCAGCGGGAGTTTTTGCTGCGAATTTGGCGTATATTATTTCTCAATATGAACAGCGTGTACACCTGTTAACAGAACAAATTAGCGATGCTCGTCGGCGACTAAGTCGTCATGAAGTTGAGAATTCGGATTTTATTAAATTTGTCGCAATTGAAGACACTCTCAATGAATATCGAAGCAGTTTGGAAGGGATGTCCCGTGTTATTACACAACTGATGGAAAATCGCCGCCATCTATTTAAGACCAGAGGTCTGGAAGCCTTGGAGGATGTTGACCTACATATCAGGCAGGTTCTAGTGGCAATTAGTTCCAGCACGCACACAATTTCCAGTATTCAAAACGCTTATTCGACGGTTGCTAATAATACGCTGAATCAACGTATGAAGGCATTGACCGCCATAACAATTCTTCTGGCTATTCCAAACGTTTTTTACGGAATGTATGGAATGAATATCGCGTTACCATTTCAGGGCGAGCCTTGGGCGTACCCGGTTATCACCAGTTTTACAGTGTTGTTGATTTTACTTGTTATGTTTGTTGCTAAGCGACTCCGCTTATTCTAA
- a CDS encoding magnesium transporter CorA family protein produces the protein MLQYLRSTNSDSIISPQENLQSGSWVRCERPSDEEVSQLLTLGLDEDLISDALDPHEVPRIEFDDEWTYLIARLPDTDDDFNDFTTPILFCINKDHIVTLSRDSLGRLWQPFIDKMRIRTDRQVELLVAMVEAISMQYQRRVATINRQMRAATDSIHTLRVNDIATLAEYERKLNDYLDALIPMNWAIERLLATQKLRLKADDKEDVEDISIDLEQVIARCKSLLRTITNVRDSYRAVMDTRLNETIRLLTVITVALTIPTMIAGLYGMNVPVPGADNPLMFWGITVVSVVLAIVVGYYFLRSR, from the coding sequence ATGTTGCAATATCTTCGTTCGACAAATAGTGATTCAATAATTAGCCCGCAAGAAAATTTGCAGTCTGGTTCGTGGGTGCGCTGCGAAAGACCGAGCGACGAAGAGGTTTCGCAATTGTTGACGCTGGGCTTGGATGAGGATTTGATAAGTGACGCGCTTGACCCGCACGAGGTGCCGCGTATTGAGTTTGATGATGAGTGGACTTATTTGATTGCGCGATTGCCAGACACTGACGACGATTTTAATGATTTTACTACGCCGATTTTATTCTGCATTAATAAAGATCATATCGTGACGTTGTCCAGAGATAGTTTGGGGCGTTTGTGGCAGCCATTTATTGATAAGATGCGAATTAGAACGGATCGACAAGTTGAGCTTTTGGTGGCGATGGTTGAGGCGATTTCAATGCAATATCAGCGGCGTGTGGCAACGATTAACCGTCAGATGCGAGCGGCTACGGACAGTATTCATACGCTGAGAGTTAATGACATTGCCACTCTGGCGGAGTATGAGCGCAAATTGAATGATTATCTTGACGCGCTAATTCCGATGAACTGGGCGATTGAAAGACTTCTGGCGACTCAGAAGTTGCGACTGAAAGCTGATGATAAGGAAGATGTTGAGGATATTTCGATTGATTTGGAGCAGGTGATTGCGCGTTGTAAAAGTTTGTTGAGGACGATTACTAATGTGCGCGACAGCTATAGGGCGGTGATGGATACGCGCCTTAACGAAACGATTCGCCTGCTAACAGTAATTACCGTAGCTTTGACTATTCCGACGATGATCGCTGGTTTATATGGTATGAACGTGCCGGTTCCAGGTGCCGATAATCCATTGATGTTTTGGGGAATTACCGTAGTTAGTGTGGTCCTAGCTATTGTTGTGGGCTATTATTTCCTGCGCAGCCGATAA
- the arcC gene encoding carbamate kinase produces MDKKRTIVVALGGNALQRQGEAASEQQQRVADETVRQLLPLIQAGHNVAIVHGNGPQVGNIVLHEEAINTPDVPSLPLEDSGAMSQGLIGFWLQQAFHDAFMVNQMNNRAVSVITQTIVSLSDPAFQNPTKPIGPFYSEDEAKTVASERGYTVKEDAGRGWRRVVPSPKPQTIVEADVIKALVHAGVTVVSTGGGGIPVLQDETGQLKGVAAVIDKDFGAAKLADLLDADTLLILTSVDAAKINFGKPDEQSLGEVSIEELQKYIDDGQFAAGSMLPKTQAALSFLDGKSGRTAIITSLDKTAEAISGSAGTIVKS; encoded by the coding sequence ATGGATAAGAAGCGTACTATTGTAGTAGCGCTCGGTGGTAACGCCCTGCAACGGCAGGGCGAAGCCGCGTCTGAGCAGCAGCAACGAGTAGCCGATGAAACCGTTCGGCAGCTTTTACCGTTAATCCAGGCTGGTCATAACGTAGCAATCGTTCATGGTAATGGTCCTCAGGTTGGTAATATTGTGTTGCACGAAGAGGCGATTAATACGCCAGATGTGCCAAGTTTGCCCCTGGAAGATTCTGGCGCTATGAGCCAGGGGTTGATTGGCTTTTGGCTGCAACAAGCTTTTCATGACGCCTTTATGGTTAATCAAATGAACAATCGCGCTGTTAGCGTTATAACTCAAACGATTGTTAGCTTAAGCGATCCAGCATTCCAAAATCCAACCAAGCCAATTGGTCCGTTCTATTCGGAAGACGAGGCGAAAACCGTCGCTAGCGAACGCGGCTACACGGTAAAAGAAGACGCTGGCCGTGGTTGGCGACGCGTCGTTCCTTCGCCAAAACCTCAGACGATTGTTGAGGCTGATGTGATTAAGGCGTTGGTTCATGCTGGTGTGACGGTCGTTTCAACTGGCGGCGGCGGCATTCCTGTTTTACAAGACGAAACTGGTCAATTAAAAGGCGTCGCTGCGGTTATTGATAAGGACTTCGGCGCAGCAAAATTGGCAGATCTTTTGGACGCTGATACCTTGTTGATTTTGACTTCGGTTGATGCTGCTAAAATTAATTTTGGCAAACCAGATGAGCAATCTCTCGGGGAAGTTTCAATAGAAGAGCTTCAAAAGTATATTGACGATGGGCAATTTGCGGCAGGTTCAATGTTGCCAAAAACTCAGGCTGCCTTGTCGTTCCTAGACGGAAAGTCGGGGCGTACGGCGATTATTACTTCGCTGGATAAAACCGCTGAAGCCATTAGCGGCTCGGCAGGCACGATAGTCAAATCGTAA